The following nucleotide sequence is from Clostridia bacterium.
CAGTCCAGTTAATCGACATTATCCACCCCGTTATCTTGATCGCTTATTTTTTGACCTAACTTAGAAATAATATCTTTTTTGATTTCAATGCTATGAAAATCACGCTCGTTTTCATAAGGATGACAGCATACGCTTTTGTAATCGCACCAATTGCATGAACCTTCGCAAGGGCTGGGTTCAAGATAACCTGAGATTATTTCTTCTATTGCGTTTTTGGCAACGCCAACAGAATAAGTCAATGCATTTTCAAATTCCTGCGTGCTTAATACCGATGTACTGCTGATTTCTGGTCCGTATTCGGTAAGCTTTAGGTTTACAGGCAATACTTCGCTTTTTAGGTTATGAGTAGTTAGCTTTTTGTCGCAAGCAAGCACAGCTTTTAATTCCTCACTCACAAGCCCCTGCATACAATATCTTGGTTTCTTTTGAGTTTGAAAATCATTATTGATAGGAAAATACAAAGAAGCAAACGGCTTTTTGTTAAGTCCTTTTCGTATTGCTTGCATATAAAGCGTCAATTGCAGATTTTTGCCTGCATATATGTCTTGAATTATTTCCGAAATGCTTGACTTAACTTTACCGGTTTTGTAATCGATTATTCTGACATAATCTTCGTATTCATCTATACGGTCAACTTTGCCTTCGATTTTTGCTGTTCCGTATCTGGTAGGAATTTCAAGTGGCGGCAAGGTTTGATCATGACCAAACATTTTTTCGGTATAAATGGTTTTGAAATCCGAGTTCTGATTTTGATCAAAAATAACCCTGCCTGTATTGATAGCTTCTTTTAGCAGCATTTCGCTAAAATGCTTGTTGTTTTTGAGCTTTTCATTTTCAGATATTATTTGGTTTGTTATATCTGTTATGATTTTGTCGCATTCATTAATGTCATTGGGCACAAACTCTACAAACTTTTCCAAAATAGAGTGCAAAATATTACCTATATCTATAGCGTTTATATTGCCTTCAGGACGTTTTTTTAGCTTTAAAATATGCTGCAATAGATAAATATAAGGACACTTAAAGTAGTTTTCTAATTGAGTTGCGAAGAAAACATCTTTTGAAAGATTATATTCAAAGTCTTGCTTTTTAGGCGGGCTAAAATCAATACCAAGAGCATAAGCAGCGCTTGATATTGCTGTGCCCAAAATTTCTTGTCTTTGAGATATTGCTTTTTTGAATTGAGTCAAAATCAGCTTTTTTGAAGCGGCTTGACTATAAAAATATTTAGATAAATCTTCTTTAGACTTGTCGGTCATGCTCAAAAGCACATTGTCGCTGTCTTCATCAGCTTCAATGTGATTTGGAAAAAGCGTTCTGAGATTATTCAAAATATTAGCCTGAATTCTGTCTTCGCCGTTATCGTTGGTGCAATATAAAAAATGCAAGTTTTGTCCAAGATACAGCGACTGTATGAGATTAAATTTAGTGCGTCTGTTGACCTGCCTGATTTTGGGCTCAATTTTTATATTGAGCTTGTTCAAACAGTCAAGGTCATTATCAGACAGCATGCCTAAGTCTTTGTTAATTACAGGGAATTTTCC
It contains:
- a CDS encoding PD-(D/E)XK nuclease family protein gives rise to the protein GKFPVINKDLGMLSDNDLDCLNKLNIKIEPKIRQVNRRTKFNLIQSLYLGQNLHFLYCTNDNGEDRIQANILNNLRTLFPNHIEADEDSDNVLLSMTDKSKEDLSKYFYSQAASKKLILTQFKKAISQRQEILGTAISSAAYALGIDFSPPKKQDFEYNLSKDVFFATQLENYFKCPYIYLLQHILKLKKRPEGNINAIDIGNILHSILEKFVEFVPNDINECDKIITDITNQIISENEKLKNNKHFSEMLLKEAINTGRVIFDQNQNSDFKTIYTEKMFGHDQTLPPLEIPTRYGTAKIEGKVDRIDEYEDYVRIIDYKTGKVKSSISEIIQDIYAGKNLQLTLYMQAIRKGLNKKPFASLYFPINNDFQTQKKPRYCMQGLVSEELKAVLACDKKLTTHNLKSEVLPVNLKLTEYGPEISSTSVLSTQEFENALTYSVGVAKNAIEEIISGYLEPSPCEGSCNWCDYKSVCCHPYENERDFHSIEIKKDIISKLGQKISDQDNGVDNVD